In Gallus gallus isolate bGalGal1 chromosome 6, bGalGal1.mat.broiler.GRCg7b, whole genome shotgun sequence, a single genomic region encodes these proteins:
- the RAP1GDS1L gene encoding rap1 GTPase-GDP dissociation stimulator 1, with amino-acid sequence MKKPCIEADLVLTLIPFLESTDQEMLLHAGRAIGRICYDNRDLQEELVKVGVIPSLVRILTDHAESEPLVHVDLLALCNLADLDTAKEALSKTKVAEQLVKQLRRAESHERLEIIFEVLQTLAENDALKVQLVEAGVQEVLSDILLRLQGSSQAEDTCIVKATSDLIVSLLLGDGNCVRMVQVGVIHQLLDLLEKHVESEDISVQHAALSALRNLAIPVVNKVQMLEEGVAERIQALLRSEMPPVQFKLLGTLRMLADGQADAAEILGQDPTLLNRLVQWCDVSDDSDVSGEANRLLASILRHNRSQEVVKAVQEAQGVKHLVSMTLSEHTAMQNEALNALAIASAIDLETLEESFKETQLVQSLHKLLQDNNTSAEVKYNSMSLLCSLLNSGHLRQEIEDSKIEETLEQLCSHNNADVVKEALTTLQILKRESPY; translated from the exons ATGAAGAAACCATGTATTGAAGCAGATTTGGTTTTGACCTTGATACCTTTTCTGGAAAGCACAGACCAAGAAATGTTGCTTCATGCTGGGAGGGCTATTGGTCGTATCTGTTATGATAACC GTGATCTTCAGGAAGAGCTGGTGAAGGTAGGCGTCATCCCATCACTGGTCCGAATATTGACTGACCATGCAGAGAGCGAACCGCTTGTCCACGTTGACCTATTGGCCTTATGCAACCTTGCAGACCTTG ATACAGCTAAGGAAGCTCTAAGCAAGACAAAGGTTGCCGAACAGCTGGTGAAACAACTGAGAAGAGCAGAGAGCCACGAGAGGTTAGAAatcatctttgaggtccttcAAACACTTGCAGAAAATG ATGCTCTGAAAGTTCAGCTGGTGGAGGCAGGTGTGCAAGAGGTCCTGTCTGACATCCTGCTGAGGCTCCAGGGCAGTTCACAAGCTGAAGACACATGCATTGTGAAGGCCACATCCGATCTCATCGTCTCTCTGCTTCTTGgag aCGGCAACTGTGTACGAATGGTACAGGTGGGAGTCATACATCAGCTTCTGGATCTTTTGGAGAAACACGTGGAGAGCGAAGACATCTCTGTTCAACATGCAGCACTCAGTGCGCTTCGAAACCTTGCTATCCCAG TTGTTAACAAGGTCCAAATGCTGGAGGAAGGCGTGGCAGAACGGATTCAGGCACTCCTACGGTCAGAGATGCCTCCTGTGCAGTTTAAACTTCTTGGAACACTACGAATGTTAGCAGACGGCCAAG ctgACGCGGCTGAAATCTTGGGCCAAGACCCCACGCTGCTCAACCGACTGGTGCAGTGGTGCGATGTCAGTGACGACAGCGACGTTAGTGGAGAAGCAAACCGGCTCCTAGCATCAATCTTGCGTCACAACAGGTCCCAA GAAGTGGtcaaagcagtgcaggaggcACAAGGAGTGAAGCACCTGGTTTCCATGACACTGAGTGAACACACCGCCATGCAGAACGAGGCTCTGAACGCCCTGGCAATTGCATCTGCTATTGATTTAG aaaCCCTTGAAGAATCTTTCAAGGAAACGCAGCTAGTACAAAGCTTACACAAACTCCTACAAGACAATAATACAAGTGCCGAGGTGAAATATAACTCAATGAGTCTTTTGTGCAGTCTTCTTAATTCAG GCCATCTGAGACAAGAAATAGAAGACAGCAAGATTGAAGAAACACTCGAACAGCTCTGCAGTCACAACAATGCAGATGTGGTCAAAGAAGCTCTTACAACGTTGCAGATTTTGAAACGAGAGTCACCTTACTAG